Proteins encoded within one genomic window of Paenarthrobacter sp. JL.01a:
- a CDS encoding nuclear transport factor 2 family protein — protein sequence MTTPTPLEHVLSFVRAVEAGGGSAELRPFLAEDFQLTEWPHALSKTGSTRNLAETLSGADDSQDIVADQRFEVVRTTCQDDRVVLEMNWSATLLLDLPHWDRGDTIRARSTAVFQLRDGLIISQDTYDCYYTVPE from the coding sequence ATGACCACTCCCACCCCTCTGGAGCACGTACTCTCGTTCGTGCGGGCAGTTGAAGCCGGCGGCGGCTCAGCCGAACTGCGGCCTTTCCTGGCTGAGGACTTCCAGCTCACGGAATGGCCCCATGCCCTGTCCAAGACCGGCTCCACCCGGAATCTTGCCGAAACCCTGTCGGGCGCTGACGACAGCCAGGACATCGTGGCCGACCAACGCTTTGAGGTCGTCCGCACCACCTGCCAGGATGACCGTGTGGTGCTGGAGATGAACTGGTCGGCCACGCTGCTTCTGGACCTTCCGCATTGGGACCGTGGTGACACCATCCGCGCACGGAGCACAGCAGTCTTCCAGCTGCGGGATGGCCTGATCATCAGCCAGGACACCTACGACTGCTACTACACCGTGCCCGAATAG
- a CDS encoding peptide deformylase, with the protein MTHQTHPGAKSPATDFNPLQIRDAVRRLLDSEELPGIVQAGHPVLRQLAAPYDGQLDDVELLALIDRMREAMHAAPGVGLAAPQLGIPLQLAVLEDKYEIDPVSAEVRHREPLDFFAIVNPTYRPLGTETASFYEGCLSVKGYQAVVERHRNVELSYATPSGEPVEEWFSGWQARIVQHETDHLHGVLYLDKSEIRSLASNAEHTARWASPDIDGARRSLGFPG; encoded by the coding sequence ATGACGCATCAAACCCATCCCGGAGCCAAGAGTCCCGCTACGGACTTCAATCCCCTCCAAATCCGGGACGCCGTCCGAAGACTGTTGGACTCCGAAGAACTGCCCGGCATCGTCCAGGCGGGGCACCCGGTGCTGCGCCAGCTCGCCGCGCCGTATGACGGCCAGCTCGACGACGTCGAACTCCTGGCACTGATCGACCGGATGCGCGAGGCCATGCACGCAGCGCCGGGTGTTGGCCTGGCGGCTCCACAACTCGGTATTCCCCTGCAGCTGGCTGTCCTTGAGGACAAGTACGAGATCGATCCTGTCTCCGCTGAGGTGCGGCACAGGGAGCCACTGGACTTTTTCGCCATCGTTAATCCGACATACCGGCCCTTGGGTACGGAAACAGCGTCGTTCTATGAAGGATGCCTCTCAGTGAAGGGGTATCAGGCTGTGGTGGAACGGCACCGGAATGTTGAGTTGTCCTATGCCACGCCTTCCGGTGAGCCGGTAGAGGAATGGTTCTCGGGGTGGCAGGCTCGAATCGTCCAGCATGAAACCGACCATCTCCACGGTGTCCTGTACTTGGATAAGTCCGAGATCCGGTCCTTGGCCAGCAATGCCGAGCACACAGCACGTTGGGCTTCTCCGGACATCGACGGGGCGCGCAGGTCACTCGGTTTCCCCGGCTGA